Proteins from one Syngnathus scovelli strain Florida chromosome 17, RoL_Ssco_1.2, whole genome shotgun sequence genomic window:
- the LOC125984426 gene encoding nucleolin, with product MAKGTTTKKTPSKVLKNDVDVTAITKKQKRKAESTGETSPPKKTKVINDGNCVFVGNLNASKTFEEVTASLEKFFMTQSLIVQDIRLAKSRKHAFMDLASNMDVTKALSLDGEIILGQPLTIDKAKVKIVDSVKKKKKAPKLDQKAKDSRCLFLKNVPYNATKKDIKDIFPKAIDIRFPDQADRPDKGIAFLEFKNETIASKMRTRKKGAMIQERVLIIDPVGVVSSNKKKNANPKPSHEVEISPSTKLFVSNLPFNVTEKKIKHIFKKALTITMPKNGDKANGYAFVEFATVADAEKAMNATKKVKILKRLIKVQFSEKREQLEIGEVESKKLFVSKLSDKTTTEILQEAFQGCLNAKVATDRVTGKSKRFGFVEYENEEMCAAAKKAMEDSEINGTKVSVCYARSISK from the exons ATGGCAaag GGTACAACAACTAAaaaaacaccaagtaaagttctGAAGAATGACGTAGATGTCACCGCTATCACAA AAAAACAGAAACGCAAAGCAGAATCTACTGGCGAAACTTCACCGCCCAAGAAAACTAAAGTCATCAATGATG GTAATTGCGTTTTTGTTGGAAACTTAAACGCCTCCAAAACTTTTGAAGAAGTAACTGCCTCGTTGGAAAAGTTCTTTATGACACAAAGTCTCATAGTACAAGACATCAGATTAGCTAAATCCAG AAAACATGCATTTATGGATTTGGCCTCAAACATGGATGTGACTAAAGCCTTGTCACTGGATGGGGAAATAATTCTTGGTCAGCCTCTGACTATTGATAAAGCAAAGGTCAAAATAGTGGACTCtgtgaaaaagaagaagaaggctcCTAAACTGGACCAGAAAG CTAAAGATTctagatgtttgtttttgaagaaTGTCCCATATAACGCAACAAAGAAAGATATCAAGGACATTTTCCCGAAAGCAATTGACATCAGGTTCCCTGATCAGGCTGACAGACCAGACAAAGG TATCGCCTTTTTGGAGTTTAAAAATGAAACTATTGCTAGTAAAATGAGGACGAGGAAAAAAGGAGCCATGATCCAAGAACGGGTTCTCATCATTGACCCTGTCGGAGTTGTTAGcagcaataaaaagaaaaatgccaaCCCCAAACCATCCCATGAAG ttgaaaTTTCTCCAAGCACCAAACTTTTTGTGAGCAACCTGCCTTTCAACGTGacagaaaagaaaattaaacaCATCTTTAAGAAAGCTCTCACCATCACTATGCCAAAGAATGGTGATAAAGCAAATGG ATATGCCTTTGTGGAGTTTGCCACAGTTGCAGATGCTGAAAAAGCCATGAATGCCACCAAAAAGGTGAAAATCCTAAAAAGGCTGATCAAAGTCCAATTCTCTGAAAAGAGAGAACAGCTAGAGATTGGAGAAG tgGAGTCCAAAAAACTATTCGTATCGAAACTTAGCGACAAGACTACCACAGAGATTCTTCAAGAAGCTTTCCAGGGATGCCTCAATGCAAAAGTTGCCACAGATAGAGTGACAGGAAAGTCAAAAAG GTTTGGCTTTGTGGAGTATGAAAATGAAGAAATGTGTGCAGCTGCCAAAAAGGCAATGGAGGACAGTGAGATCAATGGAACCAAAGTCAGCGTGTGTTATGCAAGATCCATATCTAAATAA
- the gk5 gene encoding putative glycerol kinase 5 — MDEDRCVTTCQLPPMGTPRNGIKKGRFILSVDVGTTTIRCHVYDKKAEIRGSCSTEVVPLYPAEGYVELDPDELWKGFIFVVKGAVKDAGVQMHQMEAMGISTQRATFTTWDRRTGTPFHNFISWQDQRAAELVTSWNRSCTLKAIHGVMKVLHFVTRQKRSLAASLIVFSPQHVTFRLVWALKHYKQVAQAVAEGNCCFGTIDTWLLFKLTNGVIHATDYSNASATGIFDSYQMCWSQMLCSLVSLPLSIFPQVENTGHEFGCTDPSIFGVSIPIMSVMADQQAAMFGECCYNVGDVKITMGTGTFMDINTGSTPHTSVNGLYPLVGWKIGPEVVYLAEGNAADTGTAIKWAQALDLFSDVEDTSPMAYSVSDANGVCFVPSFSGLQAPLNDPKACASFMGLKPSTTKCHLVRAILESIAFRNKQLYETMLRETNIPITKIRVDGGVSSNDFIMQLTADLFGRKLQRCRNHEMSCLGAAFVAGLSVGYWKSCEELTKLHSAGDIFCPKRAAGDCPSSGYDLQRWERALQRSMYWYKQP; from the exons ATGGACGAGGATCGTTGTGTTACAACATG TCAGTTGCCTCCAATGGGGACTCCAAGGAATGGGATCAAGAAGGGACGATTTATTTTGTCTGTGGACGTGGGCACGACTACGATCAGATGTCACGTGTATGACAAGAAGGCAGAAATTCGTGGCTCGTGCTCTACAGAG GTGGTCCCGTTATATCCAGCGGAAGGATATGTGGAACTTGACCCAGATGAACTGTGGAAAGGCTTCATCTTTGTGGTGAAGGGGGCTGTGAAAG ATGCCGGAGTCCAAATGCATCAAATGGAAGCTATGGGCATCTCCACCCAGCGAGCTACCTTTACAACGTGGGACAG GAGAACTGGCACTCCTTTCCATAATTTCATCAGCTGGCAGGACCAGAGAGCAGCGGAGTTGGTAACATCCTGGAATAGATCGTGCACTTTGAAA GCGATCCATGGCGTAATGAAAGTTCTGCACTTCGTGACCAGGCAGAAGCGCTCACTTGCAGCGAGTCTGATTGTCTTCTCCCCTCAGCATGTCACTTTCCGTCTTGTTTGGGCCCTCAAACACTACAAACAG GTTGCTCAGGCTGTGGCCGAAGGCAACTGCTGCTTTGGAACGATCGATACCTGGCTCTTGTTTAAACTCACAAACG GAGTGATTCACGCCACTGACTACTCAAATGCAAGTGCGACGGGGATTTTCGACTCCTATCAG ATGTGTTGGAGTCAGATGCTATGCTCTCTGGTCTCCCTGCCGCTCTCTATTTTTCCCCAAGTAGAAAATACAGG ACATGAATTTGGTTGCACTGACCCGTCCATCTTTGGTGTGTCCATTCCCATCATGTCAGTG ATGGCGGACCAACAGGCTGCCATGTTTGGGGAGTGCTGTTACAATGTGGGTGATGTGAAGATCACCATGGGAACAGGTACCTTCATGGACATCAACACTGGCAGCACACCTCACACGTCCGTAAATG GTCTCTATCCTCTGGTGGGTTGGAAGATTGGCCCAGAAGTAGTGTATCTGGCTGAGGGTAATGCAGCAGATACTGGCACCGCCATCAAATGGGCACAGGCACTTG ATCTCTTCTCAGATGTGGAGGATACCAGCCCCATGGCGTACAGTGTGAGCGACGCCAATGGGGTGTGTTTCGTCCCGTCTTTCAGCGGCTTGCAG GCTCCCCTGAACGACCCAAAAGCCTGCGCTTCCTTCATGGGCCTCAAACCTTCTACCACAAAATGCCACCTGGTCCGTGCCATTCTGGAGTCCATTGCCTTCag AAACAAACAGCTCTATGAGACGATGCTTAGAGAAACCAACATTCCCATTACAAAGATCAG GGTGGACGGCGGGGTTTCCTCGAATGATTTCATCATGCAGCTCACTGCAGACCTGTTTGGTAGAAAGCTACAACGATGCCGGAACCATGAAATGTCCTGCTTGGGGGCTGCCTTTGTTGCCGGACTTTCTGTGG GCTATTGGAAATCTTGTGAGGAGCTGACCAAGCTGCACAGCGCAGGTGACATATTTTGTCCTAAAAGAGCGGCCGGTGACTGTCCTAGTTCCGGGTACGATCTCCAGAGATGGGAAAGGGCTCTACAACGCTCTATGTATTGGTACAAGCAACCATGA
- the atp1b3a gene encoding sodium/potassium-transporting ATPase subunit beta-3a — MASTEDKQANKADESSWKDSFYNPRTGEVLGRTAGSWALILLFYLVFYCFLAGMFALTMWVMLLTLDENVPRYRDRVPFPGLVVLPKSLDITFNKSDSAKYDTYVRSLETFLQKGYDDAEQDKNLDCPEGEYFLQDDEAEKKVCRFKRGYLSLCSGLSDVNFGYSEGKPCVLLKLNRIIGLKPIGDPYVNCTIKKEQPVQMQYFPRKGRIDKMYFPYYGKKAHENYVQPLVAVKLLLTKEDYNKELSVECRVEGSNLRNNDERDKFLGRVTFRIKVIE; from the exons ATGGCGAGTACGGAGGATAAACAGGCCAACAAGGCGGACGAGTCCAGCTGGAAGGACTCCTTCTACAACCCGAGGACCGGCGAGGTTCTGGGGCGCACGGCAGGCAGCTGGG CCCTCATCTTGTTGTTCTACTTGGTCTTCTACTGCTTCCTGGCTGGTATGTTTGCTCTGACCATGTGGGTGATGCTGCTCACTCTGGATGAGAATGTGCCCAGGTACAGAGATCGCGTTCCTTTCCCAG GTTTGGTCGTCCTTCCAAAGTCTCTTGACATCACTTTCAACAAATCCGATTCCGCCAAGTACGACACGTATGTGAGAAGCCTGGAGACCTTCCTGCAAA AGGGTTATGATGACGCTGAACAGGACAAGAATCTAGACTGCCCCGAAGGAGAGTATTTCCTGCAAGATGACGAAGCGGAGAAGAAAGTGTGTCGCTTCAAGAGAGGCTACCTGagtctgtgctccggcctgtccgACGTCAACTTTGGTTACTCTGAGGGGAAACCATGCGTGCTCCTGAAACTCAACAGG ATCATTGGCCTGAAGCCTATCGGGGATCCTTACGTCAACTGCACCATCAAA AAAGAGCAACCAGTCCAGATGCAGTACTTCCCTCGAAAGGGACGTATCGACAAGATGTACTTCCCCTACTATGGCAAGAAAGCCCAT GAGAATTATGTTCAACCATTGGTTGCTGTTAAGCTGCTGCTCACCAAGGAGGACTACAACAaggagctgtcggtggagtgccGGGTAGAAGGCTCTAACCTGCGCAATAACGACGAGAGGGATAAGTTCCTGGGTCGTGTCACTTTCAGGATCAAGGTGATTGAGTAA